The DNA sequence ATAATGATAGTATGATGTGTATATGAAGACCTCTTGCACACTTCAAGTTTATATCGACGGGGCCTGGCGGCAGGCCGGTGCGTTGTCGTTGACTGCGCCGGTCGAGCTGGGCATGGCGGCCTCGACTTACTTCATCTATGACGCCGTGCACTCCATCGATTACATGGGCAGGCGCGATGCCGCCGCCTTGTCGGTGAACCTGCCGGTGAGTTTTGAGAGCCTGAGTGAAGCGCGCTGGCCGGCTTGCCTGATCGACCTGCTGCCGCAAGGTTACGGCCGTGGCGAGCTGTTGCGGCAACTGGGTCTGGATGAACGGACCGAAGCCAGCGCGGATTGGCCACTGTTGTGTGCAGGCACGGGCAACCCCATCGGCAATATTCGCGTGCTGGAAGCCTGGGAATGGGCGCAGGCGCGCAGTGCGCCGCAGTTGCGTGGCTTCGCCGTGGAAGAAATCGCTGCGCGTTCGGAAGACTTCAACGAATACCTGGCGCAGCACGGCCTGTTTCTGGCGGGCTCATCGGGGGTACAGGGCGAGTGGCCCAAGATCCTGCTGACCCGCGCCCGTGATGGCTTGTTCTACCTGGATCACGCCCTGCCCGATGAACTGGCCGAACGCCATTACATCGTCAAGTTCGGGCGTGGGCCCGATCCCGACCTGGCCGATATTCTGCGGCTGGAGGCTCCCTATATGAAACTGGCCGCTCACCTGGGCCTGAACGTCCATGCTGTGCTGGAACTGCACGGCAAGGCCTTGTTCATTCCCCGGTTCGACCGCGAAGTGCGGGGTGCACAGGTGCTACGCCATGCCCAGGAAAGCATCGCCTCCCTGTGCGGCGTCACCGGCTTTGCGGCCACGCCCACGCACAATGCCGCCTGTGCCCGGCTAGGGGAGGTTGCCACCGATCCGGTGACCGAGATCATCGAATATCTGAAGCGCGACATCGCCAACATCGTCCTGCGCAACAAGGACAATCACGCCCGCAATACCGCCATCCGGCGCGATGCGCAGGGACAGATCGGCTTGACGCCGCTGTTCGACTTTGCCCCGATGTGGCTGCATCCTGACGGCATTGCACGCCGCATGCGCTGGGAGCGCGATGACGGCGGTTCCCCGCAATGGGCCAGCGCCATCGAGCAGGCGTGCGAGGCTGCGCAGATCGACCAGGGACCGGTGAAGTCGGCCGTGCGTGAGATGGCTTGGCCACTGACTGACCTGTTGGACTACGGTCGCAGCCTGGGGATCGAGCCGACCTTCCTGGACCCGCTTGCCACTACGGTGGCGCAGGTACGGGCACAGCTGGAGGCGCTCTGAATGGATAAACGTTTCAAGCCCCTGAGCGCCATTGAGCAAATGGAAGAGCGGCGTGCACTCTTCGATGAACTGGCGGCCAATCCGACCTTGCCGGTCCCGGCCGTGGTCCGCAAGATTCGCACCACCTTGCGCCTGACCATCGCCGAATACGCCAAGCTGTGCGGCGTCTCCGCCCGCACGCTGCAAGACATCGAGCGGGGCGAATCCAGCCCCACGCTGGCGACCGCCGAGAAGCTGCTCAAGCCGGTCGGCATGAGCGTGGGTGCAGTTGCACGCAAGCGCCCATGAAAAAGGCGACCTGCTGCCAGGTCGCCTCATTCTGCCATCTCGTTTCTTCAGGCCATCAGTTCTTGGCCACAGCCTGCTGCTTGCCACTGCCCGGCTCCAACACCACCGTACAAGTCAGACCAGAAGCCAACAGCACGTTCTCAGGCACCTTGTCCAGGTGGATGCGCACCGGGATGCGCTGGGCCAGTCGCACCCAGTTGAAGGTCGGATTCACATCGGCGGTCAGTTCGCGGCTTTGCGGGTTGTCGCGGTCGTAGATGCCGCGAGCGATGCTGTCGACATGTCCTTCCATGGTGGCGCCGTTGATCAACTGGATCTTGGCATGGTCGCCGATGGACAAGAGCGGCAGCTTGGTTTCCTCGAAATAGGCATAGACCCAGAAGGAGTGGCTGTCGATCACCGCGATCTTGGCCGCGCCTGCGGTCGCATAGTCGCCACGGCGCACGTTCAGGTTGGTGATGTAGCCATCCACCGGTGAAAACACCTTGGTGCGTTCCAGGTTCAGCTTGGCCGTATCGCGTTGCGACAGGGCGGCCTGATATTGCGCCTGGGCGCCTTGCAGTTGGGCCTGGGCGGCTTCCAGCTGGGCTTGCGAGGCGGTGACCTGACTGCCGGCGTCTTCCCGCGCTTCGCGCG is a window from the Herbaspirillum rubrisubalbicans genome containing:
- a CDS encoding type II toxin-antitoxin system HipA family toxin, translated to MKTSCTLQVYIDGAWRQAGALSLTAPVELGMAASTYFIYDAVHSIDYMGRRDAAALSVNLPVSFESLSEARWPACLIDLLPQGYGRGELLRQLGLDERTEASADWPLLCAGTGNPIGNIRVLEAWEWAQARSAPQLRGFAVEEIAARSEDFNEYLAQHGLFLAGSSGVQGEWPKILLTRARDGLFYLDHALPDELAERHYIVKFGRGPDPDLADILRLEAPYMKLAAHLGLNVHAVLELHGKALFIPRFDREVRGAQVLRHAQESIASLCGVTGFAATPTHNAACARLGEVATDPVTEIIEYLKRDIANIVLRNKDNHARNTAIRRDAQGQIGLTPLFDFAPMWLHPDGIARRMRWERDDGGSPQWASAIEQACEAAQIDQGPVKSAVREMAWPLTDLLDYGRSLGIEPTFLDPLATTVAQVRAQLEAL
- a CDS encoding helix-turn-helix transcriptional regulator, whose protein sequence is MDKRFKPLSAIEQMEERRALFDELAANPTLPVPAVVRKIRTTLRLTIAEYAKLCGVSARTLQDIERGESSPTLATAEKLLKPVGMSVGAVARKRP
- a CDS encoding biotin/lipoyl-binding protein, whose translation is MPVKSIFRVLITLVIFLVAILLAWSLWQHYMHSPWTRDGRVRADVVNIAPDVSGQVVALPVRDNQLVKKGDLLMEIDPARYTLALQQAEAAVTARKADLEVRKAEVEARRADLNMRRAQARRRADVDALVVSREAREDAGSQVTASQAQLEAAQAQLQGAQAQYQAALSQRDTAKLNLERTKVFSPVDGYITNLNVRRGDYATAGAAKIAVIDSHSFWVYAYFEETKLPLLSIGDHAKIQLINGATMEGHVDSIARGIYDRDNPQSRELTADVNPTFNWVRLAQRIPVRIHLDKVPENVLLASGLTCTVVLEPGSGKQQAVAKN